The genomic DNA CACTAGCTCTTTACCGTGAAAAATGAGACTCTACAAATTGGTGTTTTAGGATTATTAGGGTAAACACATGTCTAACCAATTCCTACCATGGAAACAAACATGCGATAACAATGTTTGAACATTGCAGTTGTACATGAAAAATGTATTATCTTCCCATTCACATGTCTAAGTGCACAGGAATGCATTGGAGAAGAAGCCCCTTTTTGGCGTTTGCATTGATACTACACCTTTTACATCTGTGCCATGTAGTGTGTAGGAATTTCTccagcaatttttttttccaaagaaaCCGTCTCAGTTATTAGATCTGGCACTCTCATTAAGTCATTGTGATGAGCTCTTTCTTGTGTTGCATTGACCATGTGTGGAAAATCCACTGCCTGGTCAATTCTTAATTAAAGCCATTATCCAATAATAGAAATGACAAAGCTTTTGATGTTATAATATTTCCATTGTAGTCCATTGAAGTTTCTGTTCTCATAACTTGAATCTATGTGGTGATATAAACTGTCTCGGCTCTATTTTGCACAGAGAATCTTCAGATTTATATCCTAGGATTTGGtttctaataaataaaattggaaaGTCTTTAATGAAAAGTAGTGCATTTAACTCATTAGGGACTTcgaataattttttccttttaatttgatACTTTCTACTCTGTCTTGATGCTATTTGGAAAAacctttattttaataataatactccattttgttttatctttagttttatattcttgttattttatttgtcaattTATAGAACCAATCAAggataaattagttttttttctaaCTTTATCCTATGTGTTTAAAAAGTGAGAGGGCATGTTAATAAAAGTGCTTGTGATATTTTCAGTATTTCAATACAGTATAATTCAGTCAAATGTAgttatttttacttaattttgaAACTATTTAATGTCTTTATCAATTCCTTTGCAACTATCTAAATCtaaaatgaaagataaaaaaaaaattgtggtatACTCATTAAAGGGaattttttcccctttcttgTATGCATGACATTCATTCTCAATTCTTGGTTTGTTTTGACTTCGTgataatattgatttttcttttgatattttttttgtctattgtAAGTGAAGTTAGAACTTAGAAGATTAGGTAGTGAAACGAAACAGctgttatatttttcatattagaTCTGGCACTCTCATTAAGTCATTGTGATGAGCTCTTTCTTGTACTCAGTCgatatctaattttttattttttcatattaatatacttttatgcCTCTGTTATATTTCAACCCAATAGAGAAAAGCTCACTACTAGCATTACAACACAAGGTGGTGAAACGAAATATTTCCCTATAACCATAGATATGCACCAAGGATCAAACTTGTGCCCTTATTGTTCTATCTTGGTTCTTGATGTGATAATTGAATATATCTGAGCGGCAATGCCACAATGCATGCTTTTTTTGGATGATACAGTGGTTTAGAAAGTCGaggaaagaaataaagaaaaagttgaGACACGGAGACTAGCTCTGGAAGCCCATGACTTTTGCTTAAGTTTGTGTTTGGTAACCCAACCTCAAGTTTCTTGAACCTCCAATTGTTAGATTCAATCGAAAGTGTGGTCACACCGTGATTTTTTATAGTACCAAACACAGGCTAAGTAGAAGTAAAACAAAGTATATGGAATGCAAGTTTAGAGACAAATATCCTAGCTTAGAGGTGAATATCGGAAAACATGTCACATCACAAGTCCTTCGGCTTGAGTGCCCTTTGTCCATTATACAAAATGAAGGGGAGATAAAGGAGATGCAAAGCATAGGATCCATGTAGGGTTGATGAAATGAAGGAATGCCATGTGGGTTATTTGTGGTAGAAAAGTATTCCTCTAGCCTAAAAGAAAATTTCACTGCACAGCTATAAAACTTGCAATGTTATATGGCGTTGAACGTTGGGCAGTGAAGAGCCAAAAATGTAAGTTCAGTGTTGTATAAACGATAGTCCTATGTATGAGGGGTTACACAAGACTAAAATCATTTTGATTGAAAtcatgagagagaaagttgcgACAACTCCTACTGTAGAAAATATGATAGTCTctcatcttaattttttttttttttttagcttttgtAGCGGAGACCAGTGAGTGAAACTCTCTTTTGGAGAGTAGACTGAGTGATAGTCCAATTTAGAGATAGAGGGAAACCATGAAAATCTATACGCTAAACCAGTAAGAGAGGTTTAGATTTAAATGATCTATCACTGAATTTGATTCATGGCAGGACATTACGGTGTTatgtttgatccatgtagttGATTCCATCTTGTAGGATAGGAGTttaatggttgttgttgtattttacCCTACTAAATTGCTAGAATCTTtagtttagttttgtttttatcagTTCTCGAATATATAACTTGTCCTTGGCCTTGTCCTATTCTTTTTCTCCCTTATTCTTATGGCGTCCTGTATGTTCACTTTTAATTCTACATTTGTGTTGACTTATTCATAATATCAGTTTTGCTTTTAATGGTTTTGTTGTCTGCAATAGTTGAAGTTATGAGTCTAACAATTTTGTTGTCTGATGTGATAACTTTAAAGTTTTTTGCAAGatacaacaattttattttgctttactgaattgctaaattcctttgttttggtctatttttatcattcctttatccACTTTCTATTGCCCTTTTCTTACAATAGTTCTTCAATAATAGTAATTACATCTTCATTGTTGGTGGTGATTTTTTAGTGGGTTTTGCATTTAATCTGATTGTTATGATGATTATTGATTTGCTTTCCTTTTATTCAGTATGATCATTTTTCACATTGTTGTGTATATGGTTATTACTTGACAATGACATTGAAGCTTTTACTTGTTCATGCTTGTTATGCTAGTTTTACATTTTCTTCATATTATTTTGTTGCATGCTTTATGGCATCTTGAAATCTAACTCACCTTTCTTCTTTTTGCTTTATTTCAGTTAACCGATGAACTGTCAAAGGTTGATGGCAAGCTAAAATTAACGGAATCTCTTCTAGAAAGCAAAGTATTACTTAAAGCCTATATTCACTTTAGTAATGATTTGGTTTCCTAGGTTACATTATAGACTAACTAAATTGAATATTTTGGCAGAAtcttgaaataaagaaaattaatgaTGAAAAGAAAGCAGCAATGGCCGCTCAGTTTGCTGCTGAAGCTACTCTTCGAAGGGTACATGCTGCTCAGAAGGATGATGACATGCCCCCAATAGAAGCAATTCTTGCTCCTTTGGAGGCTGAACTAAAACTTGCTCGACAAGAGGTATTCCCTTATTCTTGGAGTTTATGTTGTATTCCCTAAGAGAAATAATTAATGGAGGGACTGAATCTGtcttttaataaatgatttttggCTTAATTTTCTTCCATATATTCCTTGCAGATTGCTAAATTACAAGACGATAACAAAGCCTTAGACCGTCTTACCAAATCCAAAGAAGCGGCACTAATTGAAGCCGAAAAGACTGTTCAGGTTGCCTTGGTTAAGGCCTCCATGGTGGATGATctccaaaacaaaaatcaagagCTAATGAAACAGATTGAGATTTGCCAGGTATCTCAatcttgtatgatttttttcctttcccaGTACACTAGGACCttaaatatttaactttaacTTCTTGTTTCATCACCACTTCTCTcaggaagaaaataaaatattggacAGAATGCATAGACTAAAGGTGGCAGAGGTTGAAAAACTCACCCAAACTGTTAGGGAGCTAGAAGAGGCTGTCCTTGCAGGTGGTGCTGCTGCAAATGCAGTTAGAGATTATCAGAGGAAAGTTCAAGAAATGAATGTAATGTGTTAAAGTCTTCAACTATTTGAGTCTCCCGGTTATTTTAATGATTATATCACATCTAGTTAATATTATACACTATacttattttaacaaaaaaaaattatatttctttaggaagaaagaaaaactcTTGATCGGGAGTTGGCCCGTGCCAAGGTAACAGCAAATAGAGTAGCTACGGTGGTTGCAAATGAATGGAAAGATTCAAATGATAAAGTGATGCCTGTCAAACAATGGCTTGAAGAACGTCGATTCTTGCAGgtaatattgttttgttttacaCTGTTTTTTAACTTGCCTTTAGTGGTTGAGCTTTTGTTACTCTCctttcttattttcataaattttccTGTATTCTTCTTACAGGGGGAAATGCAGCAACTTCGTGACAAACTTGCTATAGTTGAGCGTGCAGCAAAGTCTGAAGCACAGTTGAAAGTAATAATCCGGTTCCTATCTATTATAATAGAAGATTAGTTCTTAAATTATTCAAGGTatgctttttcaaaattttcaggAAAAATATCAATTACGGCTTAAAGTACTAGAGGAGAGTTTGAGGGGGAATTCTAACGGCAGTAGTCGCAGCACCCCTGAGGGAAGAAGTGTAAGCAATTCTCGTCGGCAATCTCTAGGTGGAGCTGATAATTTCTCAAAACCAACCTCTAATGGGTTTTTGCCTAAGCGGTTACCATCCTTTCAATTAAGGTCATCCCCATCTTCTAGCTCAGTATTGAAGAATGCCAAAGGAACATCTAAATCTTTTGATGGGGGCACAAGGTCACTGGAGAGGAATAAAATGCAGCTGAATGGAGCACCCCAAAGTTATTCGTTTAACCAGTCTCTTGAAGAAAccaaagagagagaaacagaTGTTAATTGGAAAGGAAATTCAGATGATAAGGCAAATGACTTCCCAACAGTGGATACAGAGGATAGTGTTCCAGGTATTTTATATGATCTCCTGCAGAAAGAAGTCATGACCTTGAGGAAAGCTGGTAATGAGAAAGATCAAAGCCTAAAAGATAAAGACGATGCTATTGAGGTTAGCATCttgtttattgttatttttggattttaatcCTTTACAGATTAATCTTAGCTATAATTATTTCTAATGGTCATTATCTGTCAGATGTTAGCAAAGAAGGTAGATACATTAACCAAAGCCATGGAAGTTGAGGCAAAGAAGATGAGAAGGGAAGTAGCCAACATGGAAAAGGAGGTAGCTGCTATGCGTGTGGAGAAAGAACAAGAGAGCAGAGCAAAGCGGTTCAGCAATATAAAGGGCCCTGGCCCTGGCCCTGTAAACAGTGCTCAGAATCAGCTAATTTCTggaaggtaatttttttttcccgcCTCCTTACCTTTTATATGCAGCTATTGGCATACTTTTCACTTCACTTGCTTTTTTCTGTAACTGGTCCGAGGCTGGAGGTTTTAACCTTCTTATACATCCATTCTGTTCCTTGTTTTACCTGCTACGTTCAACTGGGTATTTCTCAAGGGATTTCTGCCCAAGTCAACGGATATAAACTATTTCATTTTCAGAACAGGATCCCCGGGATGTGCTATGATTTAATGTTACTACCTAATAAACCATGTTTTTTTCCCAATCCGGGCCTTTTATTTTGGTGATTAACGTTGAATGGGAAAGCCCTTAGAAAATGCACCATTAAATTGCATGCAAAATCCACTTGTCCTTTTTGGTCAGTTTGCACTCCCCATAATCACATAATGTATAACCGAGACAAAAATGGATCTCAATTTTATGATTGCTATGAGTCCTTTTTAGGTCAAATATCTTCCCTGATTTCTTTTTAAAACGGCCTAGTTTTTGGCATTTGCCAATACTTTTTCCTGGCATGTTGGTCAATCTACTTAATCTGAATAATGATGTTAAGATTTCTATATCGtccaggtttttttttttttgtttttttgtttcattgacTTGCTAAATTAGAACCTATCTCAATAAAGACATAACTTATTAATATATAATGCTGTTTGCTTTCTTTCGTCTCGCTTTCTATTTTTCTGATTTCCCGCACATAATCTGAGATGACTAATGGAGCCTTTCTCATTTGCACAGAAGTGTGACACGTGGAGGATTAACACGCAGCACCCAATAACATCAAGTTTATTATAGTGGCACCTGGTAGTGTTGAGTCAACTTTCATAGGCATCATTCTTCTGCCCtactatgtttttattcttctgCTTTTTGTGTCCACTTGATTATAAGATTGTAACTGGCATACCGAAGACAAGTTTCTGATGTTGGACATGGATTGACgataagaaaatgaattcagGAACCGGTATGCATCTGACCTAGACTGTTGTATCCTCTGCGTAGAGAGATCGGCTAAGAAGGAAGACAATAGAAGACAATTAACTTGGTTAACCTTTCAGTTTTTCTTTTGAGTGGTGTGTTTGTATAGGTAGCTTTCTTCCTTCTTTACTGCTTTTTGCAGTTTATATTTGCAATTCGCAGATAGTGTGATTGTGTTGGTTCGGCTTTCATAATATCTTTGTAATAGATCCAGATCTAAGTGTATTGGTTGTGTTATAAGTTCATAATTTCaagtttattattataaatttatttatttatgagtgAAGCATTCAAGAAAATGTAGAGTTCCTGTACTTtctaatattttcatttttcaattgttaCTTTTTAGGTGGGTGGTTGGAATGActatgaattttgattttcaattgtGTGATAGAGGAGATGGAAGTTAACTACAGagaatgcatttgaaattgtcagaattttcaacaatattcaatcgattttttaaaaaaacattttcataaacgTTCATAATATATACTATGAtgtttattttatcaataaaaataaaataaacacgcACACACAATTCTCAAATGAATTTAACTGTGATTGCATGAATCTAGAAAGTAGAGCTTAAAGTAACTACACCTTCATTTGGTCAAAATTTTAATAGCACGTTGTAGATGAGTGAATATGAGGACAAAGAATTTCGTGAGTGAATGTCCGATGCACTTATCTTTACCTGCTTCCAAAAATAATTTTCCATAATGATTCATTGTATCTGCAAATAGAATAATCTTTAAATCCCTAAATGTATACTAtaatagcaagaaaaaaaaaacaaatgtgtTTGAGAGTAAAACATATTACGTTTCACTAGAAGGAAAAGTCAAAGAAAATAATGATTACAAAGAAAGAGGGAAAGTGAAAGTAACATTtaccattaaaaataaaataaaataaaatagagaaatagaaagaaaataatggcTAAAAAGAAAGAGGGAAAGTGAAAGTAACATTTaccattgaaaaaaataaaataaagaaatatcaTATCCATAGAAATATGCAATCTTTTCGATGCGAGATGATTCTATGTTTTGAAATGACCAATCACACAATGGAAAAGGTTAAGCGTATATTTGATTTGACGTGTAAGTTAGAAACTAAAATGTGGAGCTTTCACGTTAATGTGGATTTTCGTCGTGATTTTGCAAGATGTGACGTCTAACCAAACATATGCTAAAGAAGAAAGGTTAGGAAAGATAGGCATCCATCAAATTAATAGAAATGATAATAttgtaaatttaaattaatttagtgtatatatataaattttaaagtatATTTAATCTAAAAAACATAATTCTAACAATGTTATGTTAAATGGACTAaacttgcttaaaaaaaaaagttaaatggactaaactatatatttttaaacataaaaggaGATGAAGTGTATTATCATAATCTCTAAAAGGGAGaaagagtgtaatttactcaaatattAGATGTTCAAATTTGGCCCAAACCCATAATTTAGAAAACAACTAGTGTACCGCTACATGAATTATTATGAGTTTATGACGAATACCACATAAACCTACATAAGAATCTTGCTCTATTGTGATAGCTTTGcattccaaaaatattgtttgaagAAGAATATGCCAATATGCACATATAGTATTCCTGGATAGTTAGCAATGTTACAAAACATCCCAAACACATGTTATGTCAGGTTTCAGTGTGAAACGATGTTGGTGCAAGTGCAATGCTGCCATATCAGTTCATATATAATGGACATGATCATATGTAAAACCACAATTACCATAAATTATTAGTAGACCTTCATCAGCTACTTATAAGTTTAGAGCACAACTTCATGAAACATCAACAACCGTagcaaattattattattttgtagtTTGTACAATAAGCTAACAGAAAAGTTACAAGAAGACAAGACTAATTAACTTCATACATAGATAACCTATGCATGGTAATAATGTGTTTCCACTTTCACAGCAACAAAGCATTATAATAaagtgaaaatttaaaaagatgCTGAGGAAAATCCATTACTCCATCTAGCAGCAATTGGGCTCCTCACAATGTGACTTCCATCACTCCATTCAAGTGACCCAAAACTCTGAGAACCACCATATCCAATCCTAGTGAAAGTAACCTCAAAAGCTTGCGTTTTGTTTTCACTACTGAAAACAAGTTTGCTAGGTGAAACACTAACATCAACACCAAAAGGTGCATTCACTTTGACAGTGTAAACAGCATCAACAGAATCACCAACATTAGTTAAAACCCTTTTATACTTGACCAATCCATTGTTAGCTCCAAATACCACAGAGAATGAAGGGTAATTCAAATCACCAGGACTAGTAaatttcctttcattttcacAAACATTATAACTAGTTGGCTCTCTAGTGAAAATCTGAATTTCCTTAGCATCATAACCAATTGAACAAAGGAAAGCTAAATAGTCATTAATGTTTAAATCATAAACCAAACCGGGGTTAAGTGCTTTATTAGGATCAACGTGTCCGGCTCCATGAACAAATGGATTTGACTCTTTACCTGTTCCAAGATCCTTAATTTTTCCACCAGAATTATCAACATTATAAGCTGTTGTCATCAAAGCAGATTTAATTGCAGCTGGTGACCATTCTGGATAAGCTTTCCTAAGCAACGCGGCGATTCCACTAACATGAGGACATGACATAGAAGTACCTGAAATTATGTTAAACTCAACTCTCCTAGGATCAATCTCCAAATCAGTGGGACCCACTTTCCCAGTCCACCCTGCTAAAATGTTAACACCAGGAGCTATGACATCTGGTTTAAGAATCTCTGCAGTTCTATAATTTGGACCCCTGCTCGAAAAGGAAGCAACTTGAGGAGCAGAAGGCGAACCTTCACCACCGATCACAGTCCCTTTAAACTTGATCGTGGCCGTTGGATTCTCACTCGATTTTATATACTCTCTAATCTTTTCAGCAGCATTTTCACCCACCATTGTAGCTGCAACAAGATGAGCATCAGCAAGAAGCTCTTCACCGTTTTCTTCGGTATTCGCCATAATCATACCTAACCCACCAGCCTTTTTCACAGCACTACCCTTTTCAACTCTAGCATTCCCTCCCCTATCACAAACAACAATCTTCCCTTGAACTTTTGAAGAATCTAAAGACCCTAAATAACAATATCTACTACCACAATCAGCACCATAAATCAAAGGAAGTTTATTATCAGGTAAACTATCACCATAATACAAAGAAACACCACCAAAAACTCTACCATCACCAAGAACAACATCAGCAGGAAACTCTCTATCAATCGTCGAAGCACCAACTGTCAAAATCCAAGGAGCTATATTAACAGAAGTATAAGGACCAGGTCCTGAATTACCTGCAGAACAAGAAACAACAACACCATGTTGTGCAGCACCAAAAGCACCGATAGCAATCGAATCACGATAATAATGAGGCGCATAACCATTAGAACCAACCGAAAGTGAAATCACA from Medicago truncatula cultivar Jemalong A17 chromosome 8, MtrunA17r5.0-ANR, whole genome shotgun sequence includes the following:
- the LOC11434516 gene encoding microtubule-associated protein 70-2 translates to MAEVSGDGAEMATPAPLSVPGSFTKSSSSRRRGSARQPSMDADEFMNLLHGSDPVKVELNRLENEVRDKDRELSEAQAEIKALRHSERLREKAVEELTDELSKVDGKLKLTESLLESKNLEIKKINDEKKAAMAAQFAAEATLRRVHAAQKDDDMPPIEAILAPLEAELKLARQEIAKLQDDNKALDRLTKSKEAALIEAEKTVQVALVKASMVDDLQNKNQELMKQIEICQEENKILDRMHRLKVAEVEKLTQTVRELEEAVLAGGAAANAVRDYQRKVQEMNEERKTLDRELARAKVTANRVATVVANEWKDSNDKVMPVKQWLEERRFLQGEMQQLRDKLAIVERAAKSEAQLKEKYQLRLKVLEESLRGNSNGSSRSTPEGRSVSNSRRQSLGGADNFSKPTSNGFLPKRLPSFQLRSSPSSSSVLKNAKGTSKSFDGGTRSLERNKMQLNGAPQSYSFNQSLEETKERETDVNWKGNSDDKANDFPTVDTEDSVPGILYDLLQKEVMTLRKAGNEKDQSLKDKDDAIEMLAKKVDTLTKAMEVEAKKMRREVANMEKEVAAMRVEKEQESRAKRFSNIKGPGPGPVNSAQNQLISGRSVTRGGLTRSTQ
- the LOC11434053 gene encoding subtilisin-like protease SBT1.4, coding for MAFPHSLFLTFFLLFLSFSHSSQQHEQEQQSNNSPQTYIIHVAKQPKNSIFSTNQKTHFSSILNSLPPSPNPATILYTYTSAIHGFSAHLAPSQAAHLQSHPDILSIQTDQIRYLHTTHTPVFLGLTESSGLWPNSHFASEVIVGVLDTGIWPELRSFSTSDDSNSLKSLNSWKGKCEISKDFPSSSCNSNSKIIGAKAFYKGYEAYLQRPIDETVESKSPRDTEGHGTHTASTAAGSVVGNASLFGFARGEAKGMATKARIAAYKICWKLGCFDSDILAAMDEAVADGVHVISLSVGSNGYAPHYYRDSIAIGAFGAAQHGVVVSCSAGNSGPGPYTSVNIAPWILTVGASTIDREFPADVVLGDGRVFGGVSLYYGDSLPDNKLPLIYGADCGSRYCYLGSLDSSKVQGKIVVCDRGGNARVEKGSAVKKAGGLGMIMANTEENGEELLADAHLVAATMVGENAAEKIREYIKSSENPTATIKFKGTVIGGEGSPSAPQVASFSSRGPNYRTAEILKPDVIAPGVNILAGWTGKVGPTDLEIDPRRVEFNIISGTSMSCPHVSGIAALLRKAYPEWSPAAIKSALMTTAYNVDNSGGKIKDLGTGKESNPFVHGAGHVDPNKALNPGLVYDLNINDYLAFLCSIGYDAKEIQIFTREPTSYNVCENERKFTSPGDLNYPSFSVVFGANNGLVKYKRVLTNVGDSVDAVYTVKVNAPFGVDVSVSPSKLVFSSENKTQAFEVTFTRIGYGGSQSFGSLEWSDGSHIVRSPIAARWSNGFSSASF